The following proteins are encoded in a genomic region of Xanthocytophaga agilis:
- a CDS encoding helix-turn-helix transcriptional regulator, producing MDLQNIGTRIYHLRTEILQLSQRDFSHLLGMGQGNISKVEKGQSLPSCFFLWSLYNTYQINVNWVLSGEGEVKVSEG from the coding sequence ATGGACTTACAAAACATCGGAACCCGCATTTACCACCTTCGCACCGAAATCCTGCAACTATCCCAACGCGACTTTTCCCATCTGCTGGGCATGGGCCAGGGCAACATCTCCAAAGTCGAAAAAGGACAATCCCTCCCCAGCTGCTTCTTCCTCTGGAGCCTGTACAACACCTACCAGATCAACGTAAACTGGGTGCTATCCGGCGAGGGAGAGGTGAAGGTGAGTGAGGGGTAA
- a CDS encoding alpha/beta hydrolase, with product MTTTRTDTLTFKSDYSDVNGLKMYYEIYGEGKPLVLIHGGGSTIQTTFGRVIPLLAPHRKLIAVELQAHGRTSDRENELSFEQDADDVALLLQNLNIPKADIFGFSNGGTTALQIAIRHPEQVDKVIAASALSKRSGVPSAFWDFMSQARLDNMPQQLQQAYREVASDPEGLQTMHDKDARRMVTFKDIPDAQIQSIKAPTLLIIGDNDVITPEHATEMHRLIPNSQLAIIPGGHGEYIGEITTLKPDTQDSDFVIPLIENFLQKENG from the coding sequence ATGACAACTACAAGAACCGACACCCTGACCTTCAAAAGCGATTATTCGGATGTAAATGGCCTGAAAATGTATTATGAAATATATGGAGAAGGCAAGCCACTGGTACTTATTCATGGGGGCGGATCTACTATTCAGACTACCTTTGGCCGCGTTATTCCTCTGCTGGCACCACACCGAAAACTTATCGCGGTAGAGCTACAAGCCCATGGACGTACAAGCGACCGTGAAAACGAGCTTTCGTTTGAACAGGACGCGGATGATGTGGCTCTTCTGTTACAAAATCTGAACATTCCAAAGGCCGACATCTTTGGCTTTAGCAATGGGGGTACAACTGCCCTGCAAATCGCTATTCGTCACCCCGAACAAGTCGATAAAGTCATAGCAGCCTCTGCACTCAGCAAACGAAGTGGGGTACCTTCTGCATTCTGGGATTTTATGAGCCAGGCCCGGCTCGACAACATGCCACAACAGCTACAGCAAGCCTACAGAGAGGTGGCTTCAGATCCTGAGGGGCTACAAACCATGCACGACAAGGACGCCAGACGGATGGTTACTTTTAAAGATATTCCTGATGCACAAATCCAATCCATTAAAGCTCCTACCCTACTCATAATCGGCGACAACGATGTGATTACTCCTGAACACGCCACAGAAATGCATCGATTAATCCCCAACTCGCAGCTAGCCATAATCCCCGGCGGACACGGTGAATACATAGGAGAGATAACCACACTTAAACCAGATACCCAGGACAGTGACTTCGTGATTCCGCTGATCGAGAATTTCCTTCAAAAAGAAAACGGATAA
- a CDS encoding VapE domain-containing protein, with protein MKSTPITLFTNAYDKKGQAYSLDIFLENIRQGLWQDEVLALRTCKEEAARKKRKNALPAVTIAGVFEGGKSDRNLKVHSDHIAIDLDHIDNLPQVKACLEADPYTRAVFVSCGGQGLCVVVPIDGKRHEQAFDGLRQYYFQTYNLIVDPSGRNLGRLRFVSFDPDMIQNPDAQAFRIYPEREKRKPDTRQIFFGRHDLDHVFDQIHSRQIDITGNYLQWCAIGFALADYYGEAGRERFMSISSYSALYDPRVAEEQFTACLKHNAHATRKVTIASFLWHCRQHDISITTDKTRAIVASATMGRNGHNTVEGTVKALQDFDGIDPEMSRPIVEQVYASKDASEEKVPLVVRLEKYWKEYQATVRRNVINKKCYKGAEPLTEKSLMDIYMDASKKLHTNVPKDMVADVLKSSLVPEFNPIREFFEGMAHPTAGHIRHLAECLNCKQGVDYADHILTKWLIGCVASAFGKPSSVMLTLCGEQGKGKSHFFLNLLPESFTFRDELVSEDCFKKADSHNNKLMMITRWIAIDEEFNSIENIGENALKSHITQKNVTIRYAYERVPDTLPRLCNFVGTTNEQTFLKDQTGNRRFPIIETDLIDQEKYNAIDKYELWKEAYFIYLQNPDVTFDANDFVLINTVAENYIQRTPEQELLLKFYEEADEATGIFRSTSEILNTIQGATHIRNLNTINLGKAISALKWKKTTLGHGKQKRHGYYVHECLQQAVA; from the coding sequence ATGAAATCAACACCGATCACTTTGTTTACAAACGCGTATGATAAAAAAGGACAGGCTTATTCATTGGATATATTTCTGGAAAACATCCGGCAAGGACTCTGGCAGGATGAAGTATTGGCATTGCGTACCTGTAAAGAAGAAGCTGCCCGTAAGAAACGTAAAAACGCTCTGCCTGCCGTAACCATTGCCGGCGTGTTTGAAGGAGGAAAAAGTGATCGTAACCTGAAAGTACATTCAGACCATATTGCTATTGACCTGGATCATATTGATAATCTGCCTCAGGTGAAAGCCTGTCTGGAAGCTGATCCGTATACACGGGCGGTGTTTGTAAGCTGTGGAGGCCAGGGGTTGTGTGTGGTTGTGCCTATTGATGGCAAGCGGCACGAACAGGCCTTTGACGGATTGCGTCAGTATTACTTCCAGACCTATAATCTGATTGTGGACCCCAGTGGCCGTAACCTCGGACGCCTGCGCTTTGTGAGCTTTGATCCGGATATGATCCAGAACCCTGATGCTCAGGCGTTCAGAATCTATCCCGAAAGAGAAAAACGCAAACCAGATACCCGTCAGATCTTCTTTGGCCGCCATGACCTGGACCACGTGTTTGACCAGATTCATAGTCGCCAGATTGACATCACAGGCAATTACCTCCAGTGGTGTGCCATTGGCTTTGCCCTGGCCGACTACTATGGCGAAGCAGGCCGTGAGCGGTTTATGTCTATTAGTTCGTATTCTGCCTTGTATGATCCCAGAGTAGCCGAAGAGCAGTTTACAGCCTGCCTGAAACACAATGCCCACGCTACCCGCAAGGTGACCATTGCCAGCTTTCTGTGGCATTGCCGACAGCATGATATCAGCATTACGACCGATAAAACCAGAGCCATTGTTGCCTCAGCTACGATGGGCCGTAATGGACACAATACGGTAGAAGGAACCGTAAAGGCGTTACAGGATTTTGACGGCATTGATCCGGAAATGTCACGGCCTATCGTGGAGCAGGTCTATGCTTCTAAGGACGCCAGCGAGGAAAAGGTGCCACTGGTGGTGCGTCTGGAAAAGTACTGGAAAGAATACCAGGCTACTGTGCGCCGTAATGTGATTAATAAGAAGTGTTACAAGGGTGCCGAACCTCTTACCGAAAAAAGTCTGATGGACATCTATATGGATGCCTCTAAAAAACTACATACGAATGTCCCTAAAGATATGGTAGCCGATGTGCTGAAATCTTCGCTGGTACCTGAGTTTAACCCTATCCGTGAATTCTTTGAAGGCATGGCCCACCCTACGGCTGGTCATATCCGTCACCTGGCCGAATGCCTTAACTGCAAACAGGGTGTTGACTATGCGGATCATATTCTGACGAAATGGCTGATAGGCTGTGTGGCTTCTGCTTTCGGAAAGCCTAGCTCGGTGATGCTGACCTTGTGCGGCGAACAGGGTAAAGGAAAGAGCCACTTCTTCCTGAATCTGTTGCCGGAGTCGTTTACTTTCCGCGATGAACTGGTGAGTGAAGATTGCTTTAAAAAGGCCGATTCTCATAATAATAAGCTGATGATGATCACCCGCTGGATTGCCATTGATGAGGAATTTAACTCGATTGAGAACATCGGCGAAAATGCCCTGAAGTCGCACATCACCCAGAAGAATGTGACCATCCGCTATGCCTATGAACGCGTACCCGACACGCTGCCTCGCCTGTGTAACTTTGTAGGTACTACCAACGAACAGACGTTCCTGAAAGACCAGACCGGCAACCGCCGCTTCCCGATCATTGAAACGGATCTGATAGATCAGGAAAAGTACAATGCCATAGACAAGTACGAACTCTGGAAGGAAGCCTATTTTATCTATCTGCAAAATCCGGATGTCACTTTTGATGCCAATGACTTTGTACTCATCAACACAGTAGCCGAAAACTATATTCAGCGCACACCCGAACAGGAACTGCTGCTGAAATTCTATGAAGAAGCCGATGAAGCCACAGGCATATTCCGCAGCACCAGTGAGATACTAAACACCATACAAGGCGCTACCCACATTCGCAACCTGAATACGATCAATCTCGGCAAAGCGATATCCGCTCTGAAGTGGAAGAAAACGACTCTGGGTCATGGGAAACAAAAGCGACATGGGTATTATGTTCACGAATGTCTGCAACAGGCTGTTGCTTAA
- a CDS encoding aldo/keto reductase has protein sequence MKHKLFGTQTGLPASELIMGGSNLGNRRGYGSTPQDALQILSAYVDAGGNFIDVSDTYQFGEAEEIVGRFTEHKRHDFILCSKYTRSSHPEPSLANMGNHRKAMRQAIEGSLKRLRTDYIDIYIPHFDDGITPLEEIARGLEDLVASGKVLYTGLANFPAWKAAAIAAVIPLTAMQIEYNLLQRAPERELTAMAKHFGLGMMCYSPLAGGLLTGKYRQGASGRLTLSAADGYQEDERTKTVIDELELIARELNATPGQIALAWVLSKEVFPIIGARTLGHLEAGLTAVAIRLEADQIRRLDEISAIAMGYPHDLLATVQKKW, from the coding sequence ATGAAACATAAATTATTCGGAACACAGACAGGTTTACCAGCTAGTGAACTTATTATGGGAGGCTCAAACCTGGGCAATCGCCGGGGTTATGGCTCTACTCCACAAGACGCACTTCAGATACTCTCGGCCTATGTCGATGCCGGAGGAAACTTTATCGATGTCTCTGATACTTATCAGTTTGGCGAAGCAGAAGAGATTGTTGGCAGATTTACGGAGCATAAACGACACGATTTTATTCTATGCTCTAAGTACACCCGAAGCAGTCACCCCGAGCCGTCACTGGCTAATATGGGTAACCATCGCAAAGCCATGCGTCAGGCAATAGAGGGCAGCTTAAAACGCTTGAGAACAGACTACATAGACATTTACATACCCCATTTTGATGATGGCATAACACCATTGGAAGAGATTGCCCGTGGTCTGGAAGATCTGGTTGCCTCTGGTAAAGTTTTGTACACAGGCCTGGCAAACTTCCCTGCCTGGAAAGCAGCGGCTATTGCGGCTGTGATACCACTCACAGCCATGCAGATCGAATATAACCTCTTGCAAAGAGCACCAGAACGTGAGTTGACTGCCATGGCAAAACACTTTGGCTTGGGTATGATGTGTTATTCTCCGTTGGCAGGTGGATTATTGACTGGGAAATACCGGCAGGGAGCCTCCGGGCGACTGACACTCTCTGCAGCAGATGGTTACCAGGAAGATGAACGAACGAAAACTGTAATTGATGAACTGGAACTGATTGCCAGAGAGTTGAACGCTACTCCGGGACAGATAGCATTGGCATGGGTGTTGAGTAAAGAGGTATTTCCAATCATTGGGGCTCGGACACTGGGGCATCTTGAAGCGGGTTTGACGGCGGTAGCTATTCGCCTGGAGGCTGACCAGATAAGACGCCTGGACGAGATTAGTGCCATTGCGATGGGCTATCCGCATGATTTGCTTGCTACGGTACAGAAAAAATGGTGA
- a CDS encoding N-acetylmuramoyl-L-alanine amidase, producing the protein MQFQYLIIHCTATPAGRWVSPEDVKRWHTAHKPYGNGWKQVGYSDLILLDGSRHQFVKHNNDQIIDSFEITNGVAGINSISRHLCYVGGLDKTFHKAQDTRTPQQIETMLTIIQEVLAYAPNVKIAGHNQFASKACPSFFVPEWLRMVGIAERNIEGRKSVKI; encoded by the coding sequence ATGCAATTCCAATACCTGATCATCCACTGCACTGCAACCCCCGCCGGACGCTGGGTTTCCCCAGAAGACGTTAAACGCTGGCATACTGCCCACAAACCCTACGGCAACGGCTGGAAACAAGTAGGCTACTCCGACCTGATCTTACTGGACGGCTCCCGTCACCAGTTCGTCAAGCATAACAATGACCAGATCATAGACTCGTTCGAGATCACCAACGGAGTAGCAGGCATCAACTCCATCTCGCGCCACCTATGCTACGTAGGCGGACTGGACAAAACCTTCCACAAAGCCCAGGACACCCGCACGCCTCAACAAATCGAAACCATGCTAACGATCATCCAGGAAGTGCTCGCCTATGCTCCCAATGTAAAAATTGCCGGACATAATCAATTCGCTAGTAAAGCTTGTCCCAGCTTCTTCGTGCCCGAATGGCTTAGGATGGTAGGTATCGCGGAACGGAATATAGAGGGACGTAAATCAGTGAAAATCTGA
- a CDS encoding helix-turn-helix domain-containing protein: MHTSYEEVICRLTRIETLLSELTADYTQAPDRTLENDRLGGIELAMEITGLAKSTIYTMASEGLIPFMKQRKKLYFSSRDLYQWIKDGKHKTLQEMEQEIQRHLSQKSVPVATPNR, translated from the coding sequence ATGCACACTTCTTACGAAGAAGTAATTTGCCGCCTGACGCGGATCGAAACCCTTTTGTCTGAACTGACTGCTGATTACACGCAGGCTCCTGACCGTACCCTGGAAAATGATCGCCTGGGTGGTATTGAACTCGCCATGGAAATCACCGGGCTGGCTAAATCTACTATCTATACTATGGCTTCCGAAGGATTGATTCCCTTTATGAAACAGCGTAAAAAGCTCTACTTCAGCTCCCGTGATCTCTACCAGTGGATCAAAGATGGTAAGCACAAAACGCTTCAGGAAATGGAGCAGGAAATCCAACGCCATCTGTCACAGAAGTCTGTTCCGGTAGCCACTCCAAACCGCTAA
- a CDS encoding DEAD/DEAH box helicase — MTHTDFLDHVSGVDGEALPNITPALQLRDYQEYSITELMKRHQSGIRRVILCLPTGAGKTVTFAELTRRTLASTPHARVLILTDRIELLYQAAATLERAGMQAGILRAGCKSMPDQRVIVAMVETYHRRLEKGWSIPDLHLIIIDEAHKGNFRKVLEFHEHTPMVGATATPLSSSKQAPLNTYFEDIVVGTYILSLIEAGYLALPRYFAVPVQLQAGKGLDGDYNTSELYADFNKPALYKGCVANWYKHALGKKTLIFCVNILHTLRTAQAFAEVHEQVRFVNSDTPEEERKAILQWFALTPDAILVNCGILTTGFDEPTVECIVLNRATRSLPLYLQMCGRGSRTTATKKEFIIIDMGNNIRELGFWHDPRDWKCIFLNSKEANLEVAPVKTCPACESLIALTTAQCPYCGYVFEQASGEVKVSHQEAVTQEIVIDWSYLMQKPWDQMNVTELLMRAQMGNPGTQKQSYKVSWIINCILNHDNPRPMLEEFARLRGYHPRWVDHRLAEHKAKQESMEHGGF, encoded by the coding sequence ATGACACATACGGACTTTTTGGACCACGTTTCGGGCGTGGATGGCGAAGCTTTGCCCAACATCACGCCTGCCTTGCAGCTGCGTGACTATCAGGAATATAGTATTACGGAACTTATGAAACGGCACCAGTCTGGTATTCGGCGGGTAATCCTATGCCTGCCTACAGGAGCCGGAAAGACGGTCACCTTTGCAGAGCTGACACGGCGTACGTTAGCGAGTACGCCACATGCCCGTGTGCTAATCCTGACAGATCGCATAGAGCTGTTGTATCAGGCGGCAGCTACGCTGGAAAGAGCGGGTATGCAGGCAGGTATATTGCGTGCAGGCTGTAAATCCATGCCCGATCAGCGGGTGATTGTGGCGATGGTAGAAACCTATCACCGCAGACTGGAAAAAGGCTGGAGCATTCCGGATCTGCACCTTATTATTATAGACGAAGCACACAAAGGTAACTTCCGGAAGGTTCTGGAGTTTCATGAGCATACACCTATGGTAGGTGCTACGGCTACTCCGCTGTCGTCGAGTAAGCAGGCTCCGTTGAATACCTACTTTGAGGACATTGTGGTAGGTACCTATATCCTTTCCTTAATTGAAGCAGGCTACCTGGCTCTGCCCAGATACTTTGCTGTACCTGTTCAGCTACAGGCTGGCAAAGGACTGGATGGGGACTATAATACCAGCGAGCTCTATGCCGACTTTAATAAACCCGCCCTTTATAAAGGTTGTGTAGCCAACTGGTATAAACATGCGCTGGGTAAAAAGACGCTGATCTTTTGTGTGAATATTCTGCATACACTTCGCACAGCGCAGGCCTTTGCAGAAGTACATGAACAGGTGCGTTTTGTGAATTCGGACACACCGGAAGAAGAACGAAAAGCTATCCTGCAGTGGTTTGCGCTTACACCCGATGCGATTCTGGTCAACTGCGGCATTCTGACTACAGGCTTCGACGAGCCTACGGTAGAGTGTATTGTCTTAAACCGTGCTACCCGTTCATTACCTCTGTATTTGCAAATGTGCGGACGGGGCTCTCGTACTACAGCCACAAAGAAGGAATTCATCATCATTGACATGGGCAATAACATCCGGGAACTAGGCTTCTGGCATGATCCCAGGGACTGGAAATGCATCTTCCTGAATAGCAAGGAAGCTAACCTGGAAGTGGCCCCTGTCAAGACTTGTCCCGCATGCGAATCGTTGATTGCACTCACTACAGCGCAGTGTCCGTATTGCGGATATGTATTTGAGCAGGCTTCCGGTGAGGTGAAGGTCTCGCATCAGGAAGCTGTAACGCAGGAGATTGTCATTGACTGGAGTTATCTGATGCAGAAGCCCTGGGATCAGATGAATGTCACTGAACTGCTTATGCGGGCACAGATGGGTAACCCTGGCACACAGAAGCAGTCTTATAAAGTGAGCTGGATCATTAACTGCATTCTGAACCACGACAATCCACGGCCCATGCTCGAAGAGTTTGCCCGCCTGCGAGGCTATCACCCTCGCTGGGTAGACCACCGCCTCGCCGAACACAAAGCGAAACAGGAAAGCATGGAGCATGGAGGGTTTTGA
- a CDS encoding CPCC family cysteine-rich protein: MAIKLVAQLDFLDMPEEKRIDLMHEILSYNEIEYDENLTDPVYSNEVISVIEERYRGVRNQFIAAVITKRLQLAYSITIEGIPDDLYACPCCQYKTLTSRGDYDICDMCSWEDDGNDDLMHYSGPNHMLLKEGRANFLTYGSMYPSSKTVKLAFSEIDKYEKKSY; this comes from the coding sequence ATGGCTATCAAATTAGTCGCTCAACTTGATTTTCTGGATATGCCAGAAGAAAAACGAATTGATCTAATGCACGAAATTTTGAGCTATAATGAGATAGAATATGATGAGAACTTAACTGACCCTGTGTATAGTAATGAGGTTATTTCTGTTATAGAAGAGAGGTATAGAGGCGTAAGAAATCAATTTATTGCTGCTGTCATTACGAAAAGGCTTCAGCTTGCCTATTCTATTACTATTGAAGGTATTCCTGATGATTTATATGCATGTCCCTGTTGTCAATATAAAACTTTGACCTCTCGGGGAGACTATGATATATGTGACATGTGTTCCTGGGAGGATGATGGAAATGATGATCTAATGCATTATAGTGGTCCAAATCATATGCTTCTAAAAGAGGGGAGGGCTAACTTTCTTACATATGGTTCTATGTATCCCTCTTCTAAAACTGTAAAATTAGCTTTTAGTGAAATTGATAAATATGAGAAAAAATCATACTAA
- a CDS encoding helix-turn-helix domain-containing protein produces the protein MYERKLPVETECGLHLFMEVMNGKWKINLIWCIHSGIRRPGELQRKIPKASRRLLDTQLTQLVEHGILSKTSFDQLPLKVEYNLTPLGETLVPIIELTAKWGEDHRSVLEPLFINENLK, from the coding sequence ATGTACGAGAGAAAATTACCTGTTGAAACAGAATGTGGCCTTCACCTGTTTATGGAAGTGATGAACGGAAAATGGAAGATTAACCTCATCTGGTGCATTCACTCAGGCATCAGACGACCCGGCGAACTGCAGCGCAAAATTCCCAAAGCATCACGGAGATTATTAGATACGCAATTAACCCAACTGGTAGAGCATGGCATCCTTTCCAAAACCAGTTTTGATCAATTGCCTTTAAAGGTAGAATATAATCTCACCCCACTGGGTGAAACATTAGTACCCATCATTGAGCTGACAGCAAAATGGGGTGAAGACCATCGCAGTGTACTAGAACCACTATTTATCAACGAGAACTTAAAATAG